A genome region from Fusarium musae strain F31 chromosome 5, whole genome shotgun sequence includes the following:
- a CDS encoding hypothetical protein (EggNog:ENOG41): protein MSSCIFCRIIKGDIPSFKLFESDKTLAFLDIGPLSKGHAPVVKKIVNATGATDYNILQNNGRIAHQEVDHIPKPNETEGLGVKWPTKPADMEQLKAYCEELKAKI from the exons ATGTCCTCCTGCATCTTCTGTCGCATCATCAAGG GCGATATTCCCTCTTTCAAGCTATTTGAGAGCGACAAGACTCTCGCTTTCCTTGATATTGGTCCTCTCAGCAAGGGCCACGCT CCTGTTGTCAAGAAGATTGTCAACGCGACTGGTGCCACTGATTACAACATCCTGCAGAACAATGGCCGCATTGCTCACCAAGAAGTTGATCAT ATCCCTAAGCCCAACGAGACCGAGGGCCTCGGCGTTAAGTGGCCCACAAAGCCCGCAGATATGGAACAGCTCAAGGCTTACTgtgaggagctcaaggccaagatctAG
- a CDS encoding hypothetical protein (EggNog:ENOG41~BUSCO:EOG09264IKZ) — MPEYINTPLFGGAITCDLPAKFADVSKLRQVPDNQEVWIDQDGFTSIIFDITERVGGSGSGPEVDGRAMTTHLEDMVGSDIDTVKIWNTAETEFSNLEPGTPAYTLISTQTPRVNQSRDSTSAPDFTAIILTLLRLEKAKTDILITINVPHIKGEYDEADVDLELGRQGKLIGAAVEYSATIWSTFKIKDWGLFGEA; from the exons ATGCCTGAATACATCAATACGCCTCTCTTTGGCGGCGCAATCACTTGCGACCTACCCGCCAAGTTCGCCGACGTCAG CAAGTTGCGACAAGTTCCCGATAACCAAGAAGTCTGGATCGATCAGGATGGCTtcaccagcatcatcttcgacATCACAGAGCGTGTTGGAGGCTCTGGTTCAGGCCCTGAGGTGGATGGTCGTGCCATGACAACTCATCTCGAAGATATGGTTGGTTCGGATATCGATACCGTCAAGATCTGGAACACTGCCGAGACCGAGTTCTCGAATCTTGA ACCTGGTACTCCCGCATACACTCTTATTTCCACGCAGACTCCTCGTGTGAACCAGTCCCGCGACTCAACATCTGCACCCGATTTCACAGCCATCATCCTAACTCTTCTGCGGctcgagaaggccaagactgaTATTCTCATCACAATCAATGTCCCACACATCAAGGGAGAGTACGACGaggctgatgttgatcttgaactAGGGCGTCAGGGTAAGCTCATTGGCGCTGCCGTTGAGTATTCTGCTACTATCTGGTCGACATTTAAGATCAAGGACTGGGGTCTCTTTGGTGAAGCTTAA
- a CDS encoding hypothetical protein (EggNog:ENOG41): protein MARLADIYPSSDDDLPDLKTLIRQPRSRAPKTTTPVPSVSKPTIPKTASNVETRRVRRLGEPNRAAANPLFQKWNSEEQKSTRGGRRSKSNVASYEKKPSRQTTEVDKLSSYSESDCSSDTENDMPQSRQQPRRRRNQRVVQDSDDESDENYESEKETVLTRVRRLQKINKNKVATPALEIPEPIPSIHSGTKSKALLFAREIDSDAESEVSQENEKAEEPSVYQTADEHSGSASESDWLNDSPEPPTRRGARSLSSQPSKTVGTRERIPSIKNPPTLQPNPSSNISNEKTRDIVKNTTSSKEGTRSRKTSQSGKRLASGTTTTSDLADTLSKLQLQLEDFSDEESRVLKIDEFTTPPSTPPKAPKPRGLASPSKKIQIPKTPHRPSMDAFWNQDFVNDWNDQHSPRKLILPPVTKSPSKASPKKEPKKETKKSFESRKHALAESFLTELDREITKGRIAELAESTGGVKLVWTKTLNTTAGRASWRCETIRTTRKAEDGQPIKIFKHHASIELAEKVIDDENRLLNVMAHEFCHLANFMISGITTNPHGREFKAWAAKCSAKFGDRGIEVTTKHSYEIDFKYIWECEECGLEYKRHSKSIDTQRSKCGKCKGNLKQTKPVPRGAAAGKAPSRYQAFVKEQMGVVRGENPGSPQKVVMKLIAEKWAKQEGGKTGSKVASKLEVEGVVDKMVDLTIETEA, encoded by the coding sequence ATGGCAAGACTGGCAGATATTTATCCCTCCAGTGACGATGACCTACCTGATCTGAAAACGCTTATTCGGCAACCACGCTCCCGAGCACCAAAGACAACTACGCCAGTGCCTTCAGTCAGCAAGCCTACGATTCCTAAGACTGCTTCCAATGTTGAAACCCGACGCGTGCGTCGTCTTGGAGAGCCAAATCGAGCCGCCGCAAACCCGCTCTTCCAGAAATGGAACTCGGAAGAACAGAAAAGCACACGAGGTGGTCGACGGAGTAAGTCAAATGTTGCAAGCtatgagaagaagccatcacgACAAACGACTGAAGTCGACAAACTTTCCTCATATTCAGAATCCGATTGTAGCTCTGACACTGAGAATGACATGCCGCAGTCGCGAcaacagccaagaaggaggagaaaccAGAGGGTTGTGCAAGATTCTGATGACGAGAGTGATGAGAACTATGAATCCGAAAAGGAAACAGTCTTGACAAGAGTCCGACGTCTTcagaaaataaataaaaataaggtGGCAACACCTGCTCTGGAGATTCCGGAGCCGATACCAAGTATTCATTCTGGGACCAAGTCAAAAGCATTGCTTTTTGCACGAGAGATCGATAGCGATGCTGAAAGCGAAGTGAGCCAGGAGAACGAGAAAGCAGAAGAGCCAAGTGTCTATCAAACTGCAGACGAGCATTCTGGCTCTGCCTCGGAGTCGGACTGGTTGAATGACTCCCCTGAGCCCCCGACAAGAAGAGGGGCAAGATCCTTGAGTAGCCAGCCATCAAAGACAGTTGGCACCAGGGAGCGTATCCCATCAATCAAGAACCCTCCAACTCTTCAACCAAACCCCTCTTCAAACATTAGCAATGAAAAAACTCGCGATATTGTCAAGAATACTACTTCGAGTAAAGAGGGTACTAGGTCCAGGAAGACCAGCCAAAGTGGTAAACGGCTTGCTTCAGGGACGACCACCACCTCGGACCTTGCAGACACATTATCTAAGCTGCAGCTACAGCTTGAGGACTTCTCAGATGAGGAGAGCAGAGTGTTGAAGATAGACGAGTTCACCACACCACCCAGTACTCCTCCTAAAGCACCCAAGCCAAGAGGGCTTGCATCACCAAGCAAGAAAATACAGATCCCTAAAACGCCACACCGTCCAAGTATGGATGCCTTTTGGAACCAGGACTTTGTCAACGATTGGAACGACCAGCACTCGCCACGCAAGCTCATCCTTCCCCCGGTTACCAAAAGTCCCAGCAAGGCGAGCCCGAAGAAagagcccaagaaggagaccaagaagtCATTTGAATCTCGGAAACATGCACTCGCCGAGAGCTTTCTAACCGAACTCGATCGCGAGATCACAAAGGGTAGGATTGCCGAGCTTGCTGAGTCCACAGGCGGCGTCAAGCTCGTTTGGACGAAAACACTTAATACAACGGCTGGGCGAGCAAGTTGGCGTTGCGAAACTATTAGAACGACACGAAAGGCGGAAGACGGTCAGCCCATTAAGATATTCAAGCATCATGCATCAATTGAACTTGCCGAGAAGGTCATTGATGACGAGAACCGCCTACTCAATGTCATGGCACATGAGTTTTGCCATCTCGCCAACTTCATGATCAGTGGCATAACGACAAACCCTCACGGCCGAGAGTTCAAGGCTTGGGCGGCCAAGTGCTCGGCTAAGTTTGGCGATCGCGGCATCGAAGTGACAACCAAGCACAGTTACGAAATCGACTTCAAATACATTTGGGAGTGTGAAGAATGCGGACTTGAGTACAAGCGGCATTCCAAAAGTATTGATACTCAGCGATCTAAATGTGGGAAGTGCAAGGGCAACTTGAAGCAGACCAAGCCAGTACCAAggggagcagcagcaggcaaAGCACCGAGCCGATATCAGGCGTTTGTGAAAGAGCAGATGGGTGTGGTCAGAGGAGAGAATCCAGGCAGTCCCCAGAAGGTGGTCATGAAGCTCATTGCAGAGAAGTGGGCGAAGCAAGAGGGTGGTAAGACTGGAAGCAAAGTGGCTAGCAAGTTGGAAGTTGAGggtgttgttgacaagatGGTTGATCTAACTATCGAGACTGAAGCATAA
- a CDS encoding hypothetical protein (EggNog:ENOG41~CAZy:GT48) — translation MSGYPGGGQRDQYDDGYGHQQGGNQQQHGGNTDSYYQDDQYYDQGYDNRGPNSNNNNNHDGYYDESGYYNADPNNPYQQDGGYYDGHDQYQDGYYDNGQGGYYDQDYDRGYQGQGGRQGSEEDSETFSDFTMRSDMARAAEMDYYGRGDERYNSYNDGQRGYRPPSSQISYGGNRSSGASTPNYGMDYGNVLPAGQRSREPYPAWTSDAQIPLSKEEIEDIFLDLTSKFGFQRDSMRNMYDHLMILLDSRASRMTPNQALLSLHADYIGGDNANYRKWYFAAHLDLDDAVGFSNAQGKGLKRKKKGGKKKKKDAEANEAETLQELEGDDSLEAAEYRWKSRMNKMSQHDRVRQIALYLLCWGEANQVRFMPECLCFIFKCADDYLNSPACQALVEPVEEFTYLNNVITPLYQYLRDQGYEISDGVYVRRERDHKNIVGYDDCNQLFWYPEGIERIALQDKSKLVDVPPAERYLKLKDVNWKKCFFKTYKESRSWFHLLVNFNRIWIIHLTMFWFYTSHNAPSLLVGPKYEQQVNQKPSTAKQFSIVGFGGAIASLIQVLATLAEWAYVPRRWAGAQHLTKRLLFLLFILVLNVAPGVKVFMLPKLGPEKINTAIGIVHFIIAVITFIFFSIMPLGGLFGSYLSTNSRRYVASQTFTASWPRLRGNDMAMSYGLWATVFGVKMGVSYTYLILSFRDPIRYLSIMNVDSCLGDKTLLGNQLCRWHPTIVLALMAFTDVIFFFLDTYLWYVLLNTVFSVSRSFYIGSSIWTPWRNIFSRLPKRVYSKVLATTDMEIKYKPKVLISQIWNAIVISMYREHLLAIEHVQKLLYHQVPSEQEGKRTLRAPTFFISQEDHSFKTEFFPAYSEAERRISFFAQSLSTPIPEPLPVDNMPTFTVMIPHYSEKILLSLREIIREDEPYSRVTLLEYLKQLHPHEWDCFVKDTKILADETSQYNGETDKNEKDTAKSKIDDLPFYCIGFKSSAPEYTLRTRIWASLRFQTLYRTISGFMNYSRAIKLLYRVENPEVVQMFGGNTDKLERELERMARRKFKIVVSMQRFSKFKKEEMENAEFLLRAYPDLQIAYLDEEPPVAEGEEPRLYSVLIDGHSEVMENGMRRPKFRVQLSGNPILGDGKSDNQNHSIIFYRGEYIQLIDANQDNYLEECLKIRSVLAEFEEMKTDNVSPYTPGVKNDVNSPVAILGMREYIFSENIGILGDIAAGKEQTFGTLFARTMAQIGGKLHYGHPDFLNGIFMTTRGGVSKAQKGLHLNEDIYAGMTAILRGGRIKQCEYFQCGKGRDLGFGSVLNFTTKIGTGMGEQFLSREYYYLGTQLPLDRFLSFYYAHPGFHLNNMFIMFSVQMFMITMVNLGALRHETQACEYNRNVPITDPLYPTGCANTDALTDWIYRCIVSILFVLFLSFIPLIVQELMERGFWRAFVRLMKQFCSLSLMFEVFVCQIYANSVQQNISFGGARYIGTGRGFATARIPFGVLYSRFAGPAIYFGARLLMMLLFATLTVWKGVLIYFWITLLALTISPFLYNPHQFAWTDFFIDYRDYLRWLSRGNSRSHASSWISYCRLSRTRLTGYKRKALGDPSAKMSADVPRAPFANIFFSEIFSPLMLAVVTILPYLFINAQTGVKNAPQKDSVKTKPQPTDSLIRLLIIAFAPIGVNAGVLAAMFGMACCMGPLLSMCCKKFGSVLAGIAHATAVIFLLISFLGMFVLEGFNFTRTLAGMIAVTCIQRFFVKLIVSLALTREFKGDTANIAFWTGKWYSMGWHTISQPAREFLCKITELSMFAADFVLGHWLLFFMAPVILIPKIDMLHSMMLFWLRPSRQIRPPIYSMKQSKLRRRRVVRYAILYFTLLVVFIALIAGPIVAGKYMPPNTISNALGDIAGFRLYQPNDLNNDNTNSTMATGTGMQGYTGAGLTKTKTGADASATGKIKLF, via the exons ATGTCGGGATATCCAGGCGGTGGTCAACGCGACCAGTACGATGATGGCTATGGCCATCAACAGGGAGGCAACCAGCAACAACACGGTGGAAACACTGACTCCTATTACCAAGACGATCAGTACTACGATCAAGGCTACGATAACCGTGGCCCCaatagcaacaacaacaacaaccatgaTGGCTACTACGACGAATC TGGCTACTATAACGCCGACCCGAATAACCCCTACCAGCAGGATGGAGGCTATTACGACGGCCACGATCAATACCAAGATGGATACTACGACAATGGCCAGGGTGGCTACTATGATCAGGACTATGACCGTGGctatcaaggccaaggaggccGCCAGGGCTCTGAGGAAGACTCCGAGACTTTCAGTGACTTTACAATGAGATCGGACATGGCTCGCGCCGCTGAAATGGACTACTACGGCCGGGGCGACGAACGTTACAATAGCTACAACGATGGACAACGTGGCTACCGACCCCCTTCCTCGCAAATTTCGTATGGCGGGAATCGCTCTTCGGGTGCTTCGACTCCTAACTATGGCATGGACTACGGTAATGTTCTCCCTGCTGGTCAGCGATCCCGAGAGCCTTACCCGGCCTGGACTTCGGACGCCCAGATTCCTTTGTccaaggaggagattgaggaCATCTTCCTCGACTTGACCTCCAAGTTCGGTTTCCAGCGTGACAGCATGCGCAACATGTACGATCATCTGATGATTCTTCTCGACTCTCGAGCCTCGCGCATGACCCCAAATCAGGCACTTCTCTCGCTTCATGCTGATTACATTGGTGGTGACAACGCCAATTACCGCAAATGGTACTTTGCTGCTCACCTGGACTTGGATGACGCTGTGGGGTTCTCCAATGCTCAGGGCAAGGGCTTaaagcgcaagaagaagggcggaaagaagaagaagaaggatgccgAAGCCAATGAGGCCGAGACTCTGCAGGAGCTTGAGGGCGATGACAGTCTCGAAGCTGCTGAGTACCGTTGGAAGAGTCGCATGAACAAGATGTCTCAGCATGATCGGGTTCGTCAGATCGCTCTGTACCTGCTTTGCTGGGGTGAAGCCAACCAAGTTCGTTTCATGCCCGAGTGCTTGTGTTTCATCTTCAAGTGTGCGGATGATTACCTCAACTCTCCCGCTTGCCAAGCTCTTGTTGAGCCTGTGGAGGAGTTCACTTACCTTAACAACGTCATTACTCCTCTCTACCAATATTTGAGAGACCAGGGATACGAGATATCCGACGGCGTGTACGTCCGTCGTGAGCGCGACCACAAGAACATCGTTGGTTATGATGATTGTAACCAGCTATTTTGGTATCCCGAAGGTATTGAGCGCATTGCACTTCAAGATAAGAGCAAGCTGGTTGATGTGCCTCCTGCTGAGCGATATCTAAAGCTTAAGGATGTCAACTGGAAGAAGTGCTTTTTCAAGACTTACAAGGAGTCTCGTTCTTGGTTCCATCTTCTCGTGAACTTCAACCGTATTTGGATCATTCATTTGACCATGTTCTGGTTCTACACCTCCCATAACGCTCCCAGTCTCCTGGTCGGACCAAAGTACGAACAGCAGGTTAATCAGAAACCCTCGACGGCTAAGCAATTCTCTATCGTCGGTTTTGGTGGTGCCATTGCATCGCTTATCCAGGTTCTCGCTACTCTTGCGGAATGGGCTTATGTTCCTCGTCGATGGGCTGGTGCGCAGCATCTCACCAAGCGACTCCTGTTCCTGCTCTTTATCCTGGTACTCAACGTCGCTCCTGGTGTGAAGGTTTTCATGTTGCCAAAACTTGGAcctgagaagatcaacaccGCCATTGGTATCGTTCACTTCATCATTGCTGTCATCactttcatcttcttctctatCATGCCCCTTGGAGGTCTATTCGGCAGCTACCTGTCTACCAATAGCAGACGCTACGTTGCTAGTCAGACATTCACTGCTAGTTGGCCAAGACTCCGTGGCAATGACATGGCAATGTCCTATGGTTTGTGGGCAACCGTATTTGGTGTGAAGATGGGTGTCTCGTACACTTACCTGATTCTTTCGTTCCGTGACCCCATCCGATACTTGAGCATCATGAACGTTGACTCTTGCCTGGGTGACAAGACCCTCCTTGGCAATCAACTTTGCCGCTGGCACCCGACAATTGTCCTGGCCCTGATGGCTTTCACTGACgttatcttcttcttcctcgatacTTACCTTTGGTATGTCTTGCTGAACACCGTCTTCTCGGTTTCACGATCGTTCTATATCGGATCCTCCATCTGGACACCTTGGCGTAACATCTTCTCTCGCCTTCCTAAGCGTGTTTACTCAAAGGTTTTAGCAACGACGGACATGGAGATCAAGTATAAACCAAAGGTTCTTATTTCTCAGATTTGGAACGCCATCGTTATTTCCATGTACCGTGAGCATCTTCTTGCGATCGAACACGTTCAGAAGCTTCTTTATCATCAGGTTCCTTCTGAGCAGGAGGGCAAGCGAACGCTTCGTGCAcctactttctttatttctcAGGAAGATCACTCTTTCAAAACCGAGTTCTTCCCTGCCTACAGTGAAGCTGAACGCCGAATTTCGTTCTTTGCGCAATCCCTATCGACTCCCATTCCTGAGCCTCTGCCTGTTGACAACATGCCTACCTTTACGGTCATGATTCCCCACTACAGCGAGAAgatccttctttctctccgtGAAATCATTCGCGAGGACGAGCCTTACTCACGTGTTACCCTCCTGGAGTATCTCAAGCAGCTGCACCCTCATGAGTGGGACTGCTTTGTCAAAGATACCAAGATTTTGGCCGACGAAACCTCGCAATACAACGGTGAAACAGATAAGAACGAGAAGGATAccgccaagagcaagatCGACGATCTTCCCTTCTACTGCATTGGTTTCAAGTCTTCCGCACCCGAGTACACCCTCCGTACTCGTATCTGGGCGTCTCTTCGTTTCCAAACCCTGTACCGCACCATCTCTGGTTTCATGAACTACAGCCGTGCCATCAAACTTCTCTACCGTGTCGAGAATCCCGAGGTTGTGCAGATGTTCGGTGGTAACACAGACAAGCTCGAACGTGAGCTTGAGCGTATGGCCCGTCGCAAGTTCAAGATTGTCGTTTCCATGCAGCGATTCTCTAAgttcaagaaagaagagatggaaAATGCCGAATTCTTGCTCCGCGCCTACCCTGACCTTCAAATCGCCTACTTGGATGAGGAACCCCCGGTTGCTGAAGGCGAAGAGCCCCGACTTTACTCAGTTCTTATTGACGGCCATTCTGAAGTTATGGAGAACGGCATGCGACGCCCCAAGTTCCGTGTTCAACTCTCAGGCAACCCTATCCTCGGTGACGGAAAATCTGACAACCAAAACCACTCTATCATCTTCTACCGTGGAGAATACATCCAGCTCATCGATGCCAACCAGGATAACTATCTCGAGGAGTGTCTCAAGATTCGCAGTGTTTTGGCCGAAtttgaagagatgaagactgATAACGTTTCCCCTTACACTCCTGGTGTCAAGAACGACGTTAACTCCCCTGTGGCCATTCTCGGTATGCGAGAATACATTTTCTCTGAGAACATTGGTATTCTTGGTGACATTGCTGCCGGTAAGGAACAGACATTCGGTACTCTCTTCGCTCGAACGATGGCTCAAATCGGCGGTAAACTTCATTACGGTCATCCTGATTTTCTCAACGGTATTTTCATGACAACGCGTGGCGGTGTCTCCAAGGCTCAGAAGGGTCTGCATCTGAACGAGGATATTTATGCTGGTATGACTGCCATCCTTCGTGGTGGACGTATCAAGCAATGTGAATACTTCCAGTGTGGTAAGGGTCGTGATTTGGGTTTCGGTTCCGTCCTCAACTTCACAACCAAAATCGGTACTGGTATGGGCGAACAGTTCTTGTCCCGCGAGTACTACTATCTCGGCACTCAACTTCCTCTCGATCGATTCTTGTCCTTCTACTATGCCCATCCTGGTTTCCATTTGAACAACATGTTCATCATGTTCTCTGTTCAGATGTTCATGATTACGATGGTCAACCTGGGAGCCCTTCGCCATGAGACACAGGCTTGTGAATACAACCGAAATGTCCCCATCACCGACCCTCTCTACCCTACTGGTTGTGCCAACACTGATGCACTCACCGACTGGATTTACCGATGTATCGTTTCCATTCTTTtcgttctcttcctctctttcaTCCCTCTTATTGTTCAGGAGTTGATGGAGCGTGGCTTCTGGCGCGCTTTCGTCCGATTGATGAAGCAATTCTGCTCGCTTTCGCTCATGTTCGAGGTTTTCGTCTGTCAGATCTATGCGAACTCTGTGCAGCAGAACATTTCGTTCGGTGGTGCCCGATATATTGGTACTGGTCGTGGTTTTGCCACGGCCCGCATTCCTTTCGGTGTCTTGTATTCTCGATTCGCTGGACCAGCTATTTACTTCGGCGCTCGTTTGCTCATGATGCTTCTCTTCGCGACCCTTACTGTCTGGAAGGGTGTGTTGATCTATTTCTGGATCACACTTCTTGCTCTGACAATCTCGCCCTTCTTGTACAACCCTCACCAGTTCGCATGGACTGATTTCTTCATCGACTACCGAGATTACCTCCGATGGTTGTCCCGTGGTAACTCCCGAAGCCACGCCTCGTCTTGGATCTCCTACTGTCGTTTGTCTCGAACTCGTCTTACTGGTTACAAGCGAAAGGCTCTAGGAGACCCCTCTGCTAAGATGTCTGCAGACGTTCCCCGAGCTCCGTTTGCCAACATCTTTTTCAGCGAGATTTTCTCTCCCCTGATGCTTGCCGTTGTCACGATTCTCCCTTATCTGTTCATTAACGCCCAAACTGGTGTCAAAAATGCCCCTCAGAAGGACAGCGTCAAGACCAAGCCTCAGCCAACCGACTCTCTGATCCGGCTACTCATCATTGCCTTTGCTCCCATTGGCGTTAACGCAGGTGTCTTGGCTGCTATGTTCGGCATGGCCTGCTGTATGGGTCCTCTCCTCAGCATGTGCTGCAAGAAGTTCGGCAGTGTTCTCGCCGGTATTGCTCATGCTACTGCCGTCATATTCTTGCTGATCTCCTTCCTGGGTATGTTTGTTCTCGAGGGCTTCAACTTTACCCGCACATTGGCTGGCATGATCGCCGTAACTTGCATCCAGCGCTTTTTCGTCAAGCTCATTGTGTCTCTTGCCCTTACACGTGAATTCAAGGGTGACACTGCCAACATTGCTTTCTGGACCGGAAAGTGGTACTCCATGGGATGGCACACCATCTCTCAGCCTGCTCGAGAATTCCTCTGCAAGATCACCGAACTGTCCATGTTCGCAGCCGATTTCGTTTTGGGCCATTGGTTGCTCTTTTTCATGGCACCTGTAATCTTGATTCCCAAGATTGACATGCTCCACTCTATGATGCTGTTCTGGCTTCGCCCAAG TCGCCAAATCCGACCTCCCATCTACTCGATGAAGCAATCCAAGCTCAGACGTAGACGTGTGGTTCGCTACGCCATCCTCTACTTCACACTTCTCGTCGTTTTCATCGCTTTGATTGCTGGCCCTATTGTAGCTGGCAAGTACATGCCACCCAACACGATCAGCAATGCCCTCGGTGATATTGCCGGCTTCAGACTCTACCAGCCTAACGACCTCAATAACGACAACACAAACAGCACTATGGCTACTGGTACAGGAATGCAAGGCTACACCGGTGCTGGCCTTacgaagaccaagaccggCGCTGATGCTTCGGCaactggcaagatcaagctgTTCTAG
- a CDS encoding hypothetical protein (EggNog:ENOG41) has protein sequence MELDALQARVGEILEQAAVYFHKVPGSAVFMRYIQSSYQNDPVRSAIELVLLLFFIRYLLSPSYSTRKQNYIKLREEEIEELIDEWQPEPLVVEQTPFEVTEAERLPVLVGPTGPKTKLANGRTVTNLASYNFYNFNGNDQIKEKAIQVLRTYGVGPCGPPQFYGTQDVHMKTEADIAAYLGTEGCIVYAQSFSTISSVIPSFSKRGDVIIADRNVNFAIRKGLEQSRSTIRWYEHNDMDALEDAMKAVAREQANARKLTRRFVVTEGLFELTGDSIDLPRLVELKEKYKFRVILDETWSFGVLGRTGRGITEAQNVDPQQVDMIIGSLAGPLCAGGGFCAGPKDVVEHQRITSSAYTFSAALPAMLAVTASETLNLLQCNPEILAQSRENIKAMRAQLDPRSDWVYSPSDPENPIMLLVLKPEVVAARKLGLEDQERIFLDCVEETLANGVLITRTKTRPYAHTVKPKDGVWFAQPALRICVTSALSKKDIEKAGVTIRHAITKVMTRKSSTKTA, from the exons ATGGAACTCGATGCCCTCCAAGCCCGGGTGGGCGAAATCCTCGAACAGGCCGCCGTCTACTTCCATAAAGTCCCTGGTTCTGCAGTATTTATGCGCTACATCCAGTCGAGTTATCAGAACGACCCCGTGCGATCCGCCATTGAACTTGtgctgcttctcttctttatcCGCTATCTCCTGTCGCCTTCTTACTCGACCCGTAAGCAGAATTACATTAAGCTGAGAGAGGAG GAAATTGAGGAGTTGATCGATGAATGGCAGCCCGAGCCTCTCGTCGTCGAGCAGACTCCATTTGAGGTTACTGAAGCCGAACGCCTTCCTGTTCTCGTTGG CCCTACTGGTCCCAAGACTAAACTCGCCAACGGCCGAACTGTTACCAATCTCGCATCCTACAACTTCTACAACTTCAACGGAAATGATCAGATTAAGGAGAAGGCTATTCAGGTCCTACGCACCTATGGTGTTGGCCCTTGCGGCCCTCCCCAGTTCTACGGTACCCAGGACGTTCACATGAAGACTGAAGCCGACATTGCCGCGTATTTGGGCACCGAAGGCTGCATCGTCTACGCTCAATCCTTCAGCACCATCTCTAGCGTCATTCCCTCCTTTTCCAAGCGTGGCGACGTTATCATCGCTGATCGTAATGTCAACTTCGCTATTCGCAAAGGTCTCGAGCAATCGCGAAGCACTATCCGCTGGTACGAACACAACGACATGGATGCTTTGGAAGACGCTATGAAGGCTGTCGCCCGGGAGCAGGCCAATGCCAGAAAACTTACCCGTCGTTTTGTCGTAACTGAAGGCTTGTTTGAGCTCACTGGAGATTCCATCGATTTGCCCCGTCTGGTTGAGCTTAAAGAGAAGTACAAGTTCCGCGTTATTCTAGATGAAACCTGGTCTTTTGGTGTTCTCGGCCGTACCGGTCGTGGTATTACTGAGGCGCAAAATGTGGATCCCCAACAAGTTGACATGATCATCGGTTCCCTCGCTGGACCTCTCTGTGCCGGTGGTGGCTTCTGTGCTGGCCCCAAGGATGTGGTCGAGCACCAGCGCATTACATCTTCTGCATATACATTCTCAGCCGCTCTCCCTGCCATGTTGGCTGTCACCGCCAGCGAGACCCTCAACCTGCTGCAGTGTAACCCCGAAATCCTGGCGCAGTCCCGCGAGAATATCAAGGCTATGAGGGCTCAATTGGATCCCCGCAGTGATTGGGTTTACAGCCCAAGCGACCCCGAGAACCCTATTATGCTCCTTGTCCTCAAGCCCGAAGTTGTGGCGGCCCGTAAGCTCGGActggaagatcaagaacgcATCTTTCTGGACTGTGTGGAAGAG ACTCTTGCCAACGGCGTCTTGATCACAAGAACCAAGACTAGGCCTTATGCACACACTGTCAAGCCCAAGGACGGCGTATGGTTTGCCCAGCCTGCTCTTCGAATTTGCGTTACATCAGCACTGTCTAAGAAGGATATTGAGAAGGCCGGTGTGACCATTCGACATGCTATCACCAAGGTCATGACACGAAAGTCGAGCACCAAGACCGCCTGA